ttagaaCTGATTTGAGTTGTAGTAAATGACAATAATATTAGTAAGTACGCGAATTTATAAGAAGACACACTAGTACCAGGTAAACAATTTAGAAATGGAATTACTTTGTTTTATTTATGGGTCAATTTTGACCCGTCGAAATTGAGTATTTTAAAATCGttttaatttttagaaaatgatAATTGACTCGTCAAAATTGATTATTTGATTTTCTTGCCTTTTTTCATGTTTAGCGAGCTAAAAAAACAATaaagaaaattcatttttcataattttgacTCACAGCATAATCACAATCATATTAATTAAGAATTCTTTTGATTTTTTCTATGAATGATGTAATAACACTCGTTTGATTTCGTAATAAGTAAGGAAGTCACGCTTTGCTTAAGATAACACATTTTGAATATCAAaagcaccaaaaatacttggaaACAAAGATCGTGTATGGAATTAATAACCTTGCACATATCGTTACATGTAACCCACTATCTTAATGTGAAAAATACATAGCAAGATATTAGTAAAGACAGGTACCTTACATAATTATTAGACTGTAAATCttgattcatatttttattaatagaattaatgaaatggaaacTTTATAGAGGGCtgcctcaacccctaaatataataattttgaaaattaaaatttcccataaatgcgtaaacatccgcagtcaaataattatatttcaacacagttcaattatattttatatactcGTTCGAGCAACGAAACGAACATTTATTTCTTGGGAAAATGTCTCCGGAAAGATGAATTCTTAGGCAGTTGGCAGCGCCATGGAAGACGCTAGAATTCAACGATTATTTGCACGATCGGAAGATAGGCATTGTTCTTCAGGATAGCGAACGGTGCCAGGCACAGTGCAGCTAATAGGTAATTATCACAGTACAATTTTGCCCGGCAGCCAATCCCATTCATTTCCTCGATATCTTGAAACGAACGAGCAATGCCCCTCCTCCGGTTTCACGCGCACTATCGTACGTTGCGTTCCAATATCTGCCGTTTTCTACCACCGATTCCGCCCTGCAGGCTCGCGACGTAACTATAGGCGCGACAGGAAATAGACTAATTATAAGGAAATGACGGGCGTTGCCTCTGTGGTGGCCAACATTGAGAACCGTGCGTGGATTCGCGTCCTCCTTCGTCACCCTTCGCAACCCCGTTGCTTCGAAATCGAAATGCAACAGTGTCGGTCGAAACGCAAAGAACACGtggtaaaagaaaacgacagtaAAAATttggggaaaaaaattttaacaataatCCTTATCGAGGCTTCTTTGCGCATTATTATACGATTTTGATATATTGCAATCAGGAATGTTAATATTTCGGTGAAATGAGAGGCCAAAAGAAAATCAAAAGGTCATCTTTACGTATTTAACCCCTTACCGTACAATgacaatttttacaaaaatccagtcgagtaaatttgtaacaatttttGTTAGAAATTATAAATGTGTTATTTATAGGTTCCTAAGATCCCTTTGCTTCTGACAAGTCGAAAATAATACTTTGAATCATCCAAAAATCACTCCTACCAATCTTCGTTGCAAACAAAGAATCAGAAACCCACCGAGTTTGTGATTAATTGTACATTTCACCCATcgtaaaaaagtaattttttaaaactttaattGCACCTTTTATCCATCAGAAAGATTCGCCAGCTACTTCACAAACACCTTGTCCGTTTATTTATGTATCTATTGTATTTTACCAGTTTGTTTCTACGCTTAGTACGTATAAATAAGCTCACGGAGTGGGCTGTATTTATTTAACGAGTCACCCCTACGCGAGAACGTCTCGAGCAGACGTTAATTCGTTAACATTTCATTGCGCACTTAGTTCCCTTCGATAGTCGCGTACACTGGCACGCGAGACATGTACACAGGATCAGCCACGGTGCTGACAAACATTCACGCACACGAGCAAACCGACCTTACTGTCCCACGAACCAACACACCGTGGAACGCATTCGGAGACGCGCAGcgcaattaatataattacttTCGATCGCGCGGAGGCCGCTGGAGATCGCTTCTAACCCGTAGATTTCGAGACTGTACACAATGAAGAAGATTGCGTGCTTCGTGCAAACCCTCTGTTTTCTCCGACAATACTCTTTGCGGCGCCAATTCGTAAAGCGACGCGtcgaccagaagaaacccaacgCGAACAAGTAAGACCAAAAGAAATAATTTAGCTACTTCTGCCCCGGAATAAGCACCCTTCTGATTCTAAGTTTTATCAACACGTTAACTGCCAGTTTATTCGATAATTTAATGGTGAATTTGTTACTTTACAAATTAAAGTTTATTTAGAGTTTTACAAGTATTAGGGTTCTTCCATTGTAAACAATATTATAAGTTCAAAATGCCCATCAACGAGTTAAATTCATATTTTGAAGCACCAAAAATTCTCTACGCATAAAAAGGAGAACAAAATTACTTTAAATATACAGTTCGAACTAATTGCAATAATTAAAGGATATATTTTCGAGTCGCCTTAAGACCTCGacatttattcaaattatattcaatggtgaatttgttatttcagaatatttcaaattaaagtAGCGTCATTTACTATTTTATAAGTATTAGTGTTCTTAAACAATATTGCAATACGTTGTAACAATTAACGTATTAATACAATACAGTTATATTAAAATCGATAATGTTGGTTGTAATCGTAAAGAGCCATTTATTGATTCTCTCTAACATTTTCGACGAACATGATATTAATTACTTGCATATGTTTTGCATAGAATTCTTAGTCGCGAAAATGTTCtgactaaaaataaattatcttaAAAAGTATGAAAATCATCGCGAGCAGAAAGTCGTTTGTTGCTCGAGTTCAGGACAATGAtcgtgaaaattgaaaaatatcaaTGTTTAAATTTTTTGGTTGCACAATATTGCTTATCAGATCACCCTTTTTTGGTTGCTTTCGAAGTGAtcatgaaaaataataaatggaCTGTTACAACCGCAACTAAAATCATTTCGACGTCGAAAGCAGTTCAATGGCTGTTCGTAGCGATCCATTAATTCTCTAAGTGAAATAAGAACGGGAATGGAAAGCTGTGCAGAATATGGCATCCTAGTGAAAGCGTGGGTGTTTCGAGGTGGTGGTATCTTGGAACACGGCGAGATAGCAGGAAATAGTATTCTTAAAATATTCAACACAATAGAAGATGCAGTTCGCACTCGACCGAAGTGAATCCAACTTCCATACTTGTAGCTGTCCAGGAATCAGTATGCGTTTGCACACAGGTACATACATTTTGGTGCGCGAGCAGCCAAACTCGTGAGTTTGCCAGAACGAAACTACGTGCGTGGTCCAGATGCATGCAATTTTGACTAGATTAACGCTGCATTATTCAGCTAATTAACTGCTAGGTACGCTTCCTCTCGCTGTTTTCGGTATCTCCCTGAAAACAACGTCGTTTGTCTTGCGCCTCTACTCTGAGACACTATGCTATGCTCTGCTGTAGGCTCGAGGCTGGCTTATTCCGACTATCTAGGTATAAGTTAGCTCCCCACTGCAGTAAGAACCGGAagctttcgtgcttgaatctacACGAGAGACTTGGCGTATATTATTCCTCTAATATTGAAGTTACCTGTGCCAAATGAAATAACCTTTCGGACAAAGGTGAACAAACAGGCACCGTAAATTAATTCAAAAAACGATGGCTTTCGATCTTCGATCGTTCCGTACTTTAAAAACATTGTTGGAATATACTTGTTTTTTTGACCAAGTTTTCGCCTAATAGTAAGCTTTTCCTAATAATTATATACAGAATTGCAATTGAGGTATtcaataaaatttttgaattttattaacaGAAACTAGAAATAAATCTGTATTTTTAAACGTCGATTTTATAACATACattgaaatgaaatttctgtaGTTCTAGGCCCCTTTTAAATAATTGCAAATCACAAATACTTTTTGtactatattaatatattaataagtaGTATTCGAACCACTGATGTGCAAATTAATGTTTACAAAATTGAAGTCtagaatttgtaaatttttctGGTCAAAATTCTCCATaagttttcgataaaatttaaaTCGAGAGAATGCGCAGGCCACTCCATTACTTTCTTTTGTCAAAATGGATAATAACACAGTTCGATAAAACAAGAATTGCGAACTGTTGCATTGTGCTGTTGAATAATACAGTTCTCCATTTCAGAATGTTTCAGAAAAGGAATCAATACGACTTCCAGTGAAACTATATATTGTTAAAATTCATTTAACACGTTATAAACCATAATGTAATTGTCAAAATTCCTCCAACAAAATTTAGTATAATTTTTGCCTGATAGTTCTCACATAATATATATTCTCATTTTTTAGAATTTAAAGGCTACAAAACAAACAATGATCAAAACTTCAACTGTAGAATAAACTATATGCTACTATTAGCTATATTGCTTTTTTTTCAAGCAATGCTTACTATATATTTAATTGTTTTTACAGTGAGTTGAAATGTTTCTCCGATTCAAATAAACTTTAGAGCGGACTAACGTTCGATAAGCAAACAGGTGCGAAAGATACACTCGCTGCTTTGATGTTCCCTATTTAATTACAAGGATCGAGGTAAATCAGCCATTGGCTAATTACTATTTGGTCAAAGATCGTCGGTTAAAACTTCGATTCCCACCGCCACAGACTGTAAATTGGAAAACTGGGAAACATTAAAGAGTCACCGGAAACGACGTAGTTTTAATTCAGTGAGTTTCCTACGAAAAATTCTTTCGTatcgaaattttatttattttaattctatgCAATTTAATGCATAATATTCTGCTTTCATTTTAAGTGATTATCgacataataaatttaaaatatagtcCATTTAGAGCacttttattatataaaatatgcATAACAAGTTAACAAAAAGTTTCTTATTACTTTTCAATGCACGTTGGAATAATTTCTTAATTAAATTATGCAAATTCATTAAAGTTATCACGAGCTTTAGATGTATATCTTCGACTTTAATTCCAGTCCTTTTCATTAAATTATACAGTGTACTACATTTTTCAAGTCTATAAAGTACGAATTACGATTTCTGTTCTTTATAATAAGTTAATCTTGCATTCCTGCTTCAGTATTATACAACAATGTTTATAGAATATTACATTATTTGCCAAAGGATACTGTAATTACACACGAAAGCATAAATACCATACTAACGAAGCTCAAAGtaaattttcataattttgcAATATGCTCGAAGCTGTGCATCCAAGCGAAAGAAAGTTATTTTGAGAACCTTTGAATATATTCTAAACAAAATTCGTATCCTTTCGAatcgttaaatatttatttcgttactTTGTGATAAAACAATCGCTGAAAATGTGTCGTTCTTGCAAAAGGATTCGGAGAAACGAAATTTTTTCGCTACGAATCGAAACGAAATAGAGCCGCGCCATTTAGGATGAAATTTTGAATTAAACCTCTCCAGACAAGACAGTAGTTCTATTTCGTCCTCTCAAACGTTCACGGATCGCATCAAAAGGAAAATCGTGTGTATTCTGAGCACACGAAACGTATCAAACGTTACAACCGCCATCTTCTTCGAGAACATTACACGATATTGCAGTGACGTTCAGCGTTTCCTCTCAAGCGCGAGCTCTCCAAACTTTAGGCGAATCGAGGATAGAGCAACAGACGAAGGGAACCAGCAACCGAGAAACGAGAAAGCTGAGGGCAAAGCAAGAGGAATGGTTGAATATTCCTCGAGGACGGACCTACAGTGGCCGGTAACATGGACGTCTAAGCGCACGCTGATTTAGGAACTGATAAGGTATAACACTAATATAGAACCATCTTCACGTACACGCGCACACGTGCGCCGTAAATGCGCGTTTTGCAGAATACACACGGTTATGTACCGAAATCTATCGTCGAAACATTTCTCCTGATAACCATGTTCAacagatttatattttattcggaatttacaacgtgttcgataaCATACTCGACCAGATACTCAAACTCGTATTTAGTATATAAATAGAAGACGTTTTGGAGTTATTGGCATATAGTTAATTGGATGTTCGAGAATATATCTTGAACTAATCGCTgaagaaataattaatttttcaatttgtaatttattttcataatcGTCGCATGTATCTTAATTTATATAAAGTAAAATTACGATTATCTAGCATACTCGAGACTGGGACGATTAATAATTGGACTAAACCTACATATGAAGTCATAAAAACGAAGAATATAAACACAAACAAGGTATAGCGTACAGCTtgtatccaatgtattttttcgccccatttttctggggctctacaggtcaattacaattttcGTGTCACTGGCAACATTACCAATAAGATACTAAAAATGAGCACAAGAAGAAGCGAGACAGGAAATGAAATTTACAAAAACATTTCTGgctacacattatattttcgattaggaatttttttctcgaacgtgcgtaggaattcgagtgtatgtctatccataaaaagtgattgtaatcgaccccctcaaccgaaaataattttttcagaacgatttgaaattttttttttcctcgaaaaattgCAGCACTtatcgattcttcttaaaaattcgtttttcatttttaataaatttgtttggcgctGTTCGGAAATGTTGTTTTATACCTTTttttaggtatccatgaactctacttccagactaaatttcaatgaaatccattgactattgtaggagttatgaccgtttgaaaattggaccacttttatgggggttttctcattttatggggttaaggaacaatttttcgaatatttttgcgattactccatattcttcaccaaaatacgcgtagtttgcttttttaaacattaaaatcgtccaatccgttcagaagttatgacgttttaaagattcgcatgaaatttcagtgaaacatatcaacgctatggtcagacataaaattttcggtaatgaatttttttctcgaaactgagtaggattacggggttatgtctattgaccaaatatgattgtaattgacctctgcaactaaaaataatttttttagaaagatttgaaatttttcttttccgtcgaaaaatttcacgcattctcgaatttttttctcgaaactgcgtaggaattcgagggtatgtctattaaccaaaaatgattgtaataggcccccgcaaccgaaaataatttttccagaacgaattgaaaaattttttttcgccgaaaaattaggcacctaccccctgtcgatttttcttaaaaattcctttttcatgtttagtaattctgtttgacaccctacagaaaagttgtctaatacttttttgcaggtacccatgagctctacttcagaaaaaagtttcattgaaatatattcactattgtaggagttatggttgtttgaaaattggaccatttttatggggtttttctcattttagggggtcaaggaacaacttttcgaatatttttacgatttgtacatattctccaccaaaatacgcgtattttgctttttgaaacattaaaatcgtccaatccgttcagaagttatgacgttttaaagatttgcatgaaaattcgggtagacatttctggccagaaattatattttcggtaaggaatttttttctcgaaactgagtaggatttcgggggtatgtctattgaccaaaagtgcttgcaattgacccccgcaaccaaaaataattttttcagagtgatttaaaatttttttaatttcgatgaaaaatttttccACCTACCCccagttgatttttcttaaaaatttgtttttgatttttaataaatacaacTATGTGCTTATGAACTCTACTGCATTTATGTAATTACTGTACTCAAAGTCATATCGAATTAAAGTTAATTATACTCTCAGTATAATGttgaattttatattataataaaaagtgGATTAGCTTTGTGTAAACTTGAATTCCTTCTATTTCTCTTTCGTGACGAAAATCTCTTTCACGAAACACAAATTTAGGATTGTTACTTACGATATAAGAGGAAATTGTACTGTGTAAATTGTAAAATGTAGGAGGGTAGTGTGAAGTGCGTTTTGTTAAGTTTTCTTtgtgaattttttgtgaataaactataagatcttttacaataaaattttcaaggtttatttatacatatatcagtgatattttaaaatgttttagacggtgaaaaaatttaaattgatAGCATACTCTCAAACATGGTcgcttttaaaaacggtcatctgATGCTGTCCATGATTCCAGGTATTCTATTTGTACTAATTAAAAAAATTGCAATATTTTTAAGTTAAGTTAACGATTTTTTCATGCTGTTTATTAACTTTGGGgacctaaaaaaaatataaaaaataaaaattttgaattgaTTTTGGTAGAGGCTATAGCCATACATGCACAAAATGTGTATCTAAAATTTTAAGCCAGTAATGAGTACATTATTTTGTATCACATTTTTAATTGCTTCAATACCAAGTCCTCGTGTATTTCTTCTTCCTTATTTTCGAACTACATTTTTCCACGAGGAACCACTTGGTCTCACGACCATTTTACTCCTTCCAAGACCCATACTAAACTCTCGAGATTGAAATACTACCCAGCGATTTCAGATTATTAGCAAATCGATGATCCTCTGTCTCAATATCAGGTAAGACGACGAACACCTAATCGAATTCAAGTGACAGCAGTAGAATAGAGGAAGAAAAACAATCGCGTTCCTCCTGGCATTTAACTGTTTGCTCTTTAGCAATCCCCAATTGGAACAGCGTCGCAAAAGAGGAACCTCTTGGCTGAGGCTCGTTCGAAGGAAACGTCCCTGGAAGGTCGACGTCAGAACGGGTACCACAGAACCATTTCGTGGGAATTCGAAGGTATACGAAGGTATACGAGACCACGAGCATTCTCTCCGGAGGGCCAACAGCCAAGCTGCAAGTAGTGCGATCGCGTTATGTTGCAGACTGGAACTCCCGTTAACCGTGTGTGCCGGTACGTACGGGGACTCCTACACCCCCAGGACCCACCCCCCTTGTTCACCTACGCCTCAGCGATCCCCCTTCCAACGTTCAACCCTTCCTTATTGCAAGTTCTACGGTTCGTGCATTAAACTATGGAGTTGCCCAGGCATCGACCCAACCCAACCACCTACCATCTGGATATGCGGCCCGCGCGCATATACGCTATGTACATTTCTAATCAAGCGATATTGTAACTGCGGTCTAACCTCCAAACACCACGGCTTCCAGCACCTCCATCCCAGGTTTCTCCTGGCCGCCCCGCGACCGTCGACGTCGTTGCTCTCCCACACTCTTCCTCCGTTTCTCTTGCCCCTATCGTTACCACCTGCGACCCCCTTGCTCCTCCAGCGTCGAGCACCCCAAAGCAACAATTCACCAACCATCTCCAGGTGATTTTCATGGGAATCGGAAAAGCGTGATTCTAAAATTTAGTTACCCTTCGGAGGAGGATCTTTGGCTACTGGAATTCTCTCTGGCAGAAATAAACAGGGAACACTATTTGTCTGTGTGAATTTTAGGGTTGTTAGTGAAAAAATGGACAGATTCATATTTCAGTTACTGACACTCACAGCATCATTGTTTGACACATTGATTGTTCATTGGAGAGCTGAAAATATTCTCGAGATTTGATGTtagagaaaataaatctaggatTCTTGAATTGTAACGATGCTGTGAAGTTCCATGACAAATCATCGACATGCTGATTTCCAATTGTCTGAAAACaaggtttcgttttcgtggataaTTTGAGGAGTTTGGTCTTGGCTTAAATACCTCATCAGTTTGCCACTGTTTGGAAAATTTATGACCAGTATTTTACTGATTCGCGTGTAACGtgcaaattatttataatttgtttattcCTAAAGAGTCTTGAAGTTTGGAAAACAAAGCACGACattcaaatataaataatgCTATGTAAAAATTCCATAAATGTCAAAATATATGTTAGGTTGAAAATACATTATGAAACGActcaattttataaaatcgatATAGTAATTACGATTTGAATATAGACAGATGAATTAATTAGTTATTTGTACCTACAgatctatttttaataatataacgATATTTGCTTTAGTATAAATTATCATGTTCGCATTTACTATGAATAAAAGTACATTAATTCGTCTCTATTAATTTTAGCTATACATATGTAGGCGTTTATGATCGAGAAATTACACGATGAACAAGTTAAttaggttatacagggtgttcggccaccctgggaaaaattttaataggggattctagaagccaaaataagacgaaaatcaggaataccaatttgttgatggaggcttcgttaaaaagttattaacgtttaaagttccgcccgttctgaattttttctcgaaaatgcgcaggatttcggggatatgtccattcaccaaaaatgatcataagtaaccctcgcaaccgaagataatttttccaaaacgatttgaaattttttttttccatcggaaaatttcacacattcttgaatttttttctagaaagtgggtaggatttcgagggtatgtctattcaccaaaaatgattgtaattgccccctacagctaacaatattttttcagaacgatttgaaattttttgttttcgtcgaaaaatttagacacctgattagattttcgctaaggaatttttttctcgaaaatgcgtaggatttcggaagtatctgtattcaccaaaaatgattgtaattgacccccacaactggaaataatttttccagaacgatttgaaatttttaaatttaattgttaacaactttttaacgaagcctccatcaacaaatttttattcttaattttcgtcttactttggcctctagaatcccccattaaaatttttcccagggatggccgaacaccctgtataggaagtGTTATAGAATTATGAGTGTGAAGCAAGCTATAAATGAGCTGGAGAAAGAAACGACTTGGTAAACATTCCACCACACGTCCTAATAGGGGAAACATCCCTCGTTATGTTCGGTGATGACTAATTATGAGATGAAGCACATTGCAAGTGGTATTAAAATCTGATCAAATAACGTTTCTTCAAACATTAATCTTATAATACTTAGTAATTATGTTGTAAGAATATCAAATAACGATTGGAGAATGTTGTAAAGTTCATTGAAAGAAACTATTCAATTTGTACATTTATGTAATTATATACACTATATTGTTTAATTCTCCAAATTAGAAGAATTGTTCACCGTTTAAATATGAATTATGAATTAATTCTGTTTATACTTTCGATAGTAATGCAgacaaaatgattgtatttcgcAAAATTCTATCTCATGAAAATAACAAACTTTTACATTTATAAAACAAGACTTTCAATGAGACTTACTAATTAGATATAATTCTATTTCTTATTCCAGAACAGACTAAAATCATTTATTTGATCAAAAAagacaattttaattttgtcaatcaAATTTATGAAGCCTAAATAAATAATAGAGATGTTAAATAATTCAGACATTTTTTACATAAGAAGTATCACGAATTGTTTGACAACGAACTTGTAATCACGTGATAAAAAAAGAGACTTTTCTCGTTCAGAATAAATTTTTGTAATAGTTATCGATTAAAGAATAGTTTGTTAGCAAactttttaagaaaaagtgaTTAAATTCAGTACAAACAAACGAATAAATTGCCCAATAATTGTTAACGTTTATTTCACGAAAAAAATGCAAAGATAAACGTGTAAATCATTTTAATGGAACGTAAGCGAGAGAATTATTAGCGAATTGATTGTcttttgcgaaagaaagagttCTGATATCGAGTTCGTCAAAGTTAAACAACGTATATCGACAAACGAAATTGCGGTTTCTGTCTTCGACCAATCCCCTCTCTGTGCGAATTTCTCGGAAAATCA
The Colletes latitarsis isolate SP2378_abdomen chromosome 14, iyColLati1, whole genome shotgun sequence DNA segment above includes these coding regions:
- the LOC143350144 gene encoding uncharacterized protein LOC143350144 isoform X1; translation: MKITWRWLVNCCFGVLDAGGARGSQVVTIGARETEEECGRATTSTVAGRPGETWDGGAGSRGVWRFHQLVGAEMISTSRVSINWRFRFHQPALTTIKSINIGSMLIIPLNAPPPSLS
- the LOC143350144 gene encoding uncharacterized protein LOC143350144 isoform X2, with translation MVGELLLWGARRWRSKGVAGGNDRGKRNGGRVWESNDVDGRGAARRNLGWRCWKPWCLEIPSTGGC